Proteins encoded in a region of the Pseudomonas shahriarae genome:
- a CDS encoding cbb3-type cytochrome oxidase subunit 3 — translation MGFELDTGMIRGLGTLVVAIAFIGLSLWVFNSKRNPEFAEACLLPFADEPKPDATGTPSDAQEEPVTRSIRP, via the coding sequence TTGAACTGGATACCGGAATGATCCGCGGCCTCGGCACGCTGGTGGTGGCAATTGCCTTCATCGGCCTGTCGCTGTGGGTGTTCAACTCCAAGCGCAACCCGGAGTTCGCCGAGGCCTGCCTGCTGCCATTTGCCGATGAGCCTAAGCCTGACGCCACCGGCACCCCATCCGACGCTCAAGAAGAGCCTGTAACAAGGAGCATTCGGCCATGA